In Vigna unguiculata cultivar IT97K-499-35 chromosome 3, ASM411807v1, whole genome shotgun sequence, a single genomic region encodes these proteins:
- the LOC114177152 gene encoding uridine kinase-like protein 1, chloroplastic — protein sequence MDMVIDVVSGAHFSGWQPSTTSSCSPTSSHQPFIIGVSGGTASGKTTVCDIIVQQLQDHRVVLLSQDSFYRGLTNEELKRVHEYNFDHPNAFDTDQLVETLGQLKSGQSVQIPIYDFKLHQRSNDRSRQVNGSDVIIMEGILVFHEQRVRNMMNMKIFVDADPDVRLARRIKRDTVERGRDVQSVLEQYAKFVKPAYEDFILPSKKYADIIIPRGGENGVAIDLIVQHIRTKLGQHNLCKIYPNLNVIQSTFQTRGMHTLIRDKDISKHDFIFYSDRLIRLVVEHGLGYLPFTEKQVITPTGSIYTGVDFCKKLCGVSIIRSGESMENAFRACCNGIKIGKILIHRDGDETQLIYEKLPKDISERHVLLMDPVLGTGNTASEAIELLIKKGVPESQIIFLNLISAPEGIHCVCKRFPHLKIVTSEIEKGLNDQFQVIPGLGEFGDRYFGTDDS from the exons ATGGATATGGTCATAGATGTTGTCTCCGGTGCGCACTTCTCGGGTTGGCAACCTTCAACGACGTCGTCTTGTTCTCCAACTTCATCTCATCAACCTTTCATCATTG GTGTCTCTGGAGGCACTGCATCGGGGAAAACCACTGTGTGCGACATTATCGTTCAGCAACTGCAAGATCACAGAGTTGTGCTCCTCTCTCAG GATTCATTCTACCGCGGTTTGACGAATGAGGAGTTGAAACGCGTTCATGAGTATAACTTTGATCATCCTA ATGCATTTGACACAGATCAACTAGTAGAAACCCTCGGTCAGCTCAAATCTGGACAGTCGGTTCAGATTCCAATATATGATTTCAAGCTTCATCAGAGATCTAACGACAGATCTCGACAG GTCAATGGATCTGATGTAATCATTATGGAGGGTATATTGGTTTTTCATGAACAACGTGTCCGCAACATGATGAATATGAAGATATTTGTCGATGCAG ATCCAGATGTGAGGCTTGCCCGCAGAATAAAACGTGATACAGTCGAAAGGGGTAGAGATGTACAATCAGTCTTGGAACAG TATGCAAAGTTTGTTAAGCCTGCCTATGAAGATTTTATTCTTCCATCCAAAAAATATGCCGACATCATAATACCTCGCGGGGGAGAGAATGGTGTAGCAATTGACTTGATTGTTCAACATATCCGCACTAAGCTTGGCCAACATAACCTCTGCAAAATATATCCAAATTTGAATGTTATACAGTCTACTTTCCAG ACTAGAGGCATGCACACTCTTATTCGTGATAAGGACATATCAAAGcatgatttcattttttattcagATCGGCTAATTCGTTTG GTAGTGGAACATGGTCTTGGTTACTTGCCGTTTACAGAGAAACAAGTAATCACACCTACAG GCTCAATTTATACtggagttgatttttgtaagaaattgtGCGGAGTATCCATTATTCGAAG TGGCGAAAGTATGGAAAATGCCTTTCGTGCTTGCTGTAATGGAATAAAGATCGGAAAAATTCTCATTCACCGCGATGGTGATGAAACCCAG CTTATTTATGAGAAGCTTCCTAAAGATATTTCGGAGAGACATGTTCTACTCATGGACCCAGTACTCGGTACAG GTAACACTGCAAGCGAAGCAATCGAGCTTCTGATAAAGAAGGGAGTTCCAGAGTCCCAGATAATATTCCTTAACCTCATTTCT GCTCCTGAGGGCATACATTGTGTTTGTAAACGTTTTCCGCATCTCAAAATTGTCACATCGGAGATCGAAAAAGGATTAAATGACCAGTTCCAGGTCATACCAGGGTTGGGCGAATTTGGAGACCGTTACTTTGGTACGGACGATTCGTAG
- the LOC114176498 gene encoding probable calcium-binding protein CML31 yields MMKGGEYERVLRYLDEDGDGKISACELRNRIGMLGGEVGLREAEMVVAAVDSDGDGFLCLEDLVKMMEGVEEEEKVKDLREAFDLYDRERCGFITPKALKRMLKKLGESKSMDQCRAMIARFDLNGDGMLSFEEFRVMMN; encoded by the coding sequence ATGATGAAGGGTGGTGAATACGAGCGGGTGCTGAGGTACTTGGACGAGGACGGTGACGGAAAGATTTCAGCTTGTGAGTTGAGGAACAGAATAGGGATGCTGGGTGGGGAGGTTGGGTTGAGAGAGGCTGAGATGGTGGTTGCGGCGGTGGATTCTGACGGTGATGGGTTTCTTTGTTTGGAGGATTTGGTGAAGATGATGGAGGGAGTGGAAGAGGAAGAGAAGGTGAAGGATTTAAGGGAAGCTTTTGATTTGTACGACAGAGAACGATGTGGCTTCATCACGCCCAAAGCCTTGAAGAGGATGCTCAAGAAGTTGGGTGAATCCAAGTCCATGGATCAGTGCAGAGCCATGATTGCTCGCTTTGATTTGAATGGTGATGGCATGCTTAGCTTTGAAGAGTTCAGAGTCATGATGAACTAG